The stretch of DNA AAGAAGCCCTGCGCGTAGGCGAGCGCTATCGCAAGAGCCACCTGGCGAAGGTCGTCACCGCCGGGTTGCAGGAGTTCAAAGCCCACCAGGACTCGCCGGACATCCCGGGCGAGGACATCGAAGCCTCCAAGCGCGCGCTCGAACGTGCCGAAGCCATCGTTCATGCCGAGCTGAAGCGCGGCCTGGGCGGCCTGGCCACCATCGGTTCCACGGCGCCGTTCGTCGGCCTGTTCGGAACCGTGGTCGGCATCCTGAACGCGTTCCGTAAGATGTCTTCGGAGAAGGCAGCCGGCCTGGCGTCGGTCGCGGGCGGCATCTCGGAAGCGCTGGTCACCACCGCGCTCGGATTGTTCGTCGCCATCCCCGCCGTCATGATGTTCAACTACTTCACCGGCAAGGTCGAAGCGTTTGACGTGGAGATGGATAACTCCTCGAGCGAGCTCATCGATTACTTCCTGAAGCGCAGCGGCCGTGCCCGCCGGGCATAAGCCAGGAGCCTTTTCATGGCATTAGCAAAACGCGACGAAGGATCGAAGATCAACAGCAACATCAACGTCACGCCGATGGTGGACGTGATGCTGGTGCTGTTGATCATCTTCATGGTCGTGACGCCCATGCTGCAGCACGGCATGAACGTGAACATGGCGCAGACCACGAGTCCGCGCGACATGCCCGACGCCGACAAGGAAGACGCCATCCTCATCGCGGTGATGAGCGACGGCAAGGTCTTCCTCGGCACCGACCAGACCACTCCC from Acidobacteriota bacterium encodes:
- a CDS encoding MotA/TolQ/ExbB proton channel family protein → MPTLAAFFQESGEPQIGWDPISLWRQMGWLARSVVIVLFIMSAWSIGVMIDRWIAFSGARKQSRMFAPQVAGALREGKIEEALRVGERYRKSHLAKVVTAGLQEFKAHQDSPDIPGEDIEASKRALERAEAIVHAELKRGLGGLATIGSTAPFVGLFGTVVGILNAFRKMSSEKAAGLASVAGGISEALVTTALGLFVAIPAVMMFNYFTGKVEAFDVEMDNSSSELIDYFLKRSGRARRA
- a CDS encoding biopolymer transporter ExbD, which codes for MALAKRDEGSKINSNINVTPMVDVMLVLLIIFMVVTPMLQHGMNVNMAQTTSPRDMPDADKEDAILIAVMSDGKVFLGTDQTTPDQLAQKVRDKLANRTDKRVYIKSDARARYGVVVDVVDNVRSAGVDQVGLLTDQRKTAAPPPPPAGKPPAGGTGPGN